GCTTGCGATTGCCACCGTAATTTTCACCGGAAAGAAGTCGACGGTGTTGGAAGCTCTGCTCATCACCCCCGTCACCACCACCAGTACGGCGGAGGAGGAGGGAGAAGACCGCCGCCACCGAATATGATGCTTAACCCCCTCATGCTTCCTCCGCCGTCGAATTACGCTCAGATGCACCACCACAAGTACGGAGTGAGTCCTCCTAGTGGAATGGTGACGCCGATGAGCGTCGCTTACGGCGGAGGTGGAGGAGCTGAGTCGTCTAGCGAAGATCTGAATATGTACGGACAATCAAGCGGAGAGCACGGAGGAGGTGCTACGGCGGGGCAGATGGGGTTTTCGAAGAAACGATTTAGGACAAAGTTCACGACGGAGCAGAAGGAGAGGATGATGGAGTTTGCGGAGAAGCTAGGGTGGAGGATGAACAAGCAAGACGAGGAAGAGCTCAAGAGGTTCTGTAATGAGATCGGAGTTAAGAGACAAGTGTTCAAAGTGTGGATGCATAACAACAAGAGCAATGCCAAGAAACCAACAACAACAACACCAGGAACTCTCTAATGGGG
This genomic interval from Brassica oleracea var. oleracea cultivar TO1000 chromosome C2, BOL, whole genome shotgun sequence contains the following:
- the LOC106322515 gene encoding zinc-finger homeodomain protein 5-like isoform X1: MSLRSSSVPPARTGSYLVALILINSRRKMDMRSHEMIERRSDDNGNNGAGNISSIITNEDNCNGNNNNNTRVSCNSQTLDNHQSKSSSISAAAKTTVRYRECLKNHAANVGGSVQDGCGEFMPSGEEGTLEALRCAACDCHRNFHRKEVDGVGSSAHHPRHHHQYGGGGGRRPPPPNMMLNPLMLPPPSNYAQMHHHKYGVSPPSGMVTPMSVAYGGGGGAESSSEDLNMYGQSSGEHGGGATAGQMGFSKKRFRTKFTTEQKERMMEFAEKLGWRMNKQDEEELKRFCNEIGVKRQVFKVWMHNNKSNAKKPTTTTPGTL
- the LOC106322515 gene encoding zinc-finger homeodomain protein 5-like isoform X2, which translates into the protein MDMRSHEMIERRSDDNGNNGAGNISSIITNEDNCNGNNNNNTRVSCNSQTLDNHQSKSSSISAAAKTTVRYRECLKNHAANVGGSVQDGCGEFMPSGEEGTLEALRCAACDCHRNFHRKEVDGVGSSAHHPRHHHQYGGGGGRRPPPPNMMLNPLMLPPPSNYAQMHHHKYGVSPPSGMVTPMSVAYGGGGGAESSSEDLNMYGQSSGEHGGGATAGQMGFSKKRFRTKFTTEQKERMMEFAEKLGWRMNKQDEEELKRFCNEIGVKRQVFKVWMHNNKSNAKKPTTTTPGTL
- the LOC106322515 gene encoding zinc-finger homeodomain protein 5-like isoform X3, with protein sequence MSLRSSSVPPARTGSYLVALILINSRRKMDMRSHEMIERRSDDNGNNGADNHQSKSSSISAAAKTTVRYRECLKNHAANVGGSVQDGCGEFMPSGEEGTLEALRCAACDCHRNFHRKEVDGVGSSAHHPRHHHQYGGGGGRRPPPPNMMLNPLMLPPPSNYAQMHHHKYGVSPPSGMVTPMSVAYGGGGGAESSSEDLNMYGQSSGEHGGGATAGQMGFSKKRFRTKFTTEQKERMMEFAEKLGWRMNKQDEEELKRFCNEIGVKRQVFKVWMHNNKSNAKKPTTTTPGTL
- the LOC106322515 gene encoding zinc-finger homeodomain protein 5-like isoform X4, producing the protein MSLRSSSVPPARTGSYLVALILINSRRKMDMRSHEMIERRSDDNGNNDNHQSKSSSISAAAKTTVRYRECLKNHAANVGGSVQDGCGEFMPSGEEGTLEALRCAACDCHRNFHRKEVDGVGSSAHHPRHHHQYGGGGGRRPPPPNMMLNPLMLPPPSNYAQMHHHKYGVSPPSGMVTPMSVAYGGGGGAESSSEDLNMYGQSSGEHGGGATAGQMGFSKKRFRTKFTTEQKERMMEFAEKLGWRMNKQDEEELKRFCNEIGVKRQVFKVWMHNNKSNAKKPTTTTPGTL
- the LOC106322515 gene encoding zinc-finger homeodomain protein 5-like isoform X5, whose amino-acid sequence is MDMRSHEMIERRSDDNGNNGADNHQSKSSSISAAAKTTVRYRECLKNHAANVGGSVQDGCGEFMPSGEEGTLEALRCAACDCHRNFHRKEVDGVGSSAHHPRHHHQYGGGGGRRPPPPNMMLNPLMLPPPSNYAQMHHHKYGVSPPSGMVTPMSVAYGGGGGAESSSEDLNMYGQSSGEHGGGATAGQMGFSKKRFRTKFTTEQKERMMEFAEKLGWRMNKQDEEELKRFCNEIGVKRQVFKVWMHNNKSNAKKPTTTTPGTL
- the LOC106322515 gene encoding zinc-finger homeodomain protein 5-like isoform X6, with amino-acid sequence MDMRSHEMIERRSDDNGNNDNHQSKSSSISAAAKTTVRYRECLKNHAANVGGSVQDGCGEFMPSGEEGTLEALRCAACDCHRNFHRKEVDGVGSSAHHPRHHHQYGGGGGRRPPPPNMMLNPLMLPPPSNYAQMHHHKYGVSPPSGMVTPMSVAYGGGGGAESSSEDLNMYGQSSGEHGGGATAGQMGFSKKRFRTKFTTEQKERMMEFAEKLGWRMNKQDEEELKRFCNEIGVKRQVFKVWMHNNKSNAKKPTTTTPGTL